From Styela clava chromosome 6, kaStyClav1.hap1.2, whole genome shotgun sequence, one genomic window encodes:
- the LOC120330787 gene encoding uncharacterized protein LOC120330787 — MLAIREPREVAIRWSSITTAPCSVISESSPRPTTPRYPQRELSSFGNDYDENILQLIHAHLEVDAHHTVAYVGHMRGNLVEKMEKHFCLLTPITVLYPGGVTYKDIAENSRRLALKISQTPAEEFFASASGNLPEQKRKFDRIFINNSVQNLNDFELTFTRMRKCLEESGKIMILHRPTSITTLPYFNKAREILGSIEIPFMKIITALQKTGCDVRWDLEHVPLVLEKIKWIALLRNRFPTELEILSDNEIEDGIRELLNGTLNYLTPVMELEDRLILITGTPPDTPGSYPAVQRIVSRPQLPYSELLDLEYTLTLTNPMKRFL; from the exons ATGTTGGCGATACGAGAACCTAGAGAAGTGGCAATAAGGTGGTCTTCGATTACAACCGCACCTTGCAGCGTAATTTCTGAATCTTCGCCAAGACCAACTACACCAAGATATCCTCAACGTGAGCTTTCGTCATTTGGCAACGATTATGATGAAAATATACTACAG TTGATCCACGCACATTTAGAAGTGGATGCACATCATACAGTTGCTTATGTCGGACACATGAGAGGAAACTTGGTCGAGAAGATGGAGAAACACTTCTGCTTACTTACTCCTATTACAGTTTTATATCCAG GGGGAGTAACATACAAGGACATTGCTGAAAACTCACGAAGACTTGCTTTGAAAATATCGCAAACACCGGCGGAAGAATTTTTTGCATCT GCATCGGGGAATTTGCcagaacaaaaaagaaaatttgatcGAATTTTCATCAATAATTCCGTGCAAAACCTCAACGATTTTGAATTAACTTTTACGAGAATGAGGAAATGTCTCGAAGAATCAGGAAAG ATAATGATATTACATCGACCAACTTCCATCACTACGTTACCATATTTCAATAAAGCGAGAGAAATACTTGGCAGTATTGAAATCCCTTTCATGAAAATCATAACAGCGTTACAAAAAACAG GTTGTGACGTCCGGTGGGATTTGGAACATGTCCCTTTGGTGCTGGAAAAGATTAAATGGATCGCATTATTACGGAATAGATTTCCTACGGAACTTGAAATTTTAAGCGATAATGAAATTGAAGACGGAATTCGGGAGTTGCTGAATGGAACGCTGAATTACCTG ACTCCGGTTATGGAACTTGAAGATCGTCTTATATTAATCACTGGAACACCTCCCGATACACCAGGGTCATATCCAGCCGTACAGAGAATTGTATCCAGACCGCAACTACCATATTCAGAATTATTAGATCTTGAATACACCCTCACGCTTACTAATCCGATGAAAAgatttttgtga
- the LOC120330788 gene encoding calmodulin-lysine N-methyltransferase-like, giving the protein MDPIKRKNLAKYRWLILRKALLGRRTSDVPSKGSIRVHNSVALFHITETRNCDLESWMDYKHDGTPPLTVQIKRPLSILSMEDLIEGDNTGNVCIWASEQVMARYCVVNMKQFYNKSVIEIGGGSSCLAGLFIAKYGNASRVVLSDGNNRAIMNVDSIIRKNFCNKMDNLKIPEAVQIEWDNEEVLVQYAAQFDFLFCADCLFRDDIRRHLALAIFRLLTSEGEAIIFAPRRGNSMNDFLKLAKELFGISGVSIIQKYDEKVWQFHLSNLNVSSYNEDIHYPYLIKLTKSLKNPSLLTAASSA; this is encoded by the exons ATGGATCCTATAAAAAGGAAAAATCTAGCAAAATATCGGTGGCTCATTTTAAGAAAAGCCCTGTTAGGCAGAAGAACTTCTGACGTTCCAAGCAAAGGATCCATCCGCGTTCACAACAGTGTCGCATTGTTTCACATAACTGAAACGAGGAATTGCGACCTTGAATCATGGATGGATTATAAACATGATGGCACACCACCGCTGACTGTACAAATCAAAAGACCTCTTTCAATCTTGTCTATGGAG gattTGATCGAAGGTGACAACACTGGAAATGTCTGCATTTGGGCTTCAGAGCAAGTGATGGCAAGATATTGTGTTGTAAACATGAAGCAGTTTTATAACAAGTCTGTCATTGAAATTGGAGGAGGTTCGAGTTGTCTAGCTGGATTATTCATTGCAAAATATGGCAATGCATCGAGGGTTGTTTTGTCTGATGGAAATAATAGGGCAATCATGAATGTAGACTCCATCATTAGAAagaatttttgtaataaaatggaCAATTTAAAAATTCCTGAAGCTGTACAAATTGAATGGGATAATGAAGAAGTTCTCGTCCAATACGCCGCacaattcgattttttattttgtgccGATTGTCTGTTCAGAGATGATATTAGACGACATCTTGCCCTAGCTATATTTAGGCTGCTTACATCAGAAGGCGAAGCTATCATTTTTGCCCCTCGCCGTGGAAATTCTATGAATGATTTTCTCAAGCTTGCTAAGGAATTGTTTGGTATTTCTGGAGTGTCAATCATACAGAAATATGATGAAAAAGTTTGGCAATTTCATCTGTCTAATTTAAATGTTTCCTCATATAATGAAGATATACATTATCCCTACCTTATCAAGCTGACTAAAAGCTTGAAGAATCCTAGTTTGCTTACAGCAGCTAGCTCAGCATGA